The following coding sequences lie in one Pirellulales bacterium genomic window:
- a CDS encoding PTS sugar transporter subunit IIA, giving the protein MPDEDFDLTKLADYLHLDLSQVTKLAERGKLPGRRVGGAWRFAPAAIHHWLEERIGLSDAHELARVEEALARDQAASDEPTISIADMLPAAAIEIPLPARTRNSVITSIVDLAGRTGWLWDPGKMAEAVRTREDMFPTALETGVALLHPRRPLSNILERPFLALGVTERGLPFASRRGLLTDVFFLICSTDDRGHLRTLARLSRLLAEPSFLIALRGASSALDAHEIIAEQERNLPN; this is encoded by the coding sequence ATGCCGGACGAAGATTTCGACCTCACGAAGTTGGCCGACTACCTGCACCTCGATCTGAGCCAGGTCACGAAGCTTGCGGAACGAGGCAAACTGCCCGGCCGCAGAGTGGGCGGTGCCTGGCGGTTCGCCCCGGCCGCAATTCATCACTGGCTGGAAGAGCGCATCGGACTTTCCGATGCCCATGAGCTGGCCCGCGTCGAAGAGGCGCTCGCGCGTGACCAGGCGGCTTCGGACGAGCCCACGATATCGATTGCCGACATGCTGCCCGCGGCGGCCATTGAAATTCCGTTGCCGGCCCGCACGCGCAACTCGGTGATCACGTCGATAGTCGACCTCGCCGGGCGCACGGGTTGGCTGTGGGATCCCGGCAAAATGGCCGAGGCCGTGCGCACGCGCGAGGACATGTTTCCCACGGCGCTCGAAACAGGCGTGGCGTTGCTACACCCGCGGCGACCGCTTTCGAATATCCTTGAGCGCCCTTTCCTGGCGTTGGGGGTCACGGAGCGTGGCCTGCCTTTTGCCAGCCGCCGCGGCCTGCTCACCGACGTTTTCTTCTTGATTTGCTCGACCGACGATCGCGGGCACCTGCGCACCCTGGCGCGACTGAGCCGACTGCTGGCCGAGCCCTCGTTCCTGATCGCGCTGCGGGGGGCGAGCAGTGCCCTCGACGCTCACGAGATTATCGCCGAGCAGGAAAGGAACCTGCCGAATTAG
- a CDS encoding UDP-N-acetylmuramoyl-L-alanyl-D-glutamate--2,6-diaminopimelate ligase yields the protein MERRTPMVRGVSLRELLPEAQLLGADDIRVQSCTSDSRRCRPGDLFIALVGSQHDGHDFAAEAVKRGAAAVLANRPLAGIGVPTCFVPDTAAAHGLVCQALVDHPSRRLRVIGVTGTNGKTTTTHLIAGILSAAGYRLGMLGTLGYCDGEVVAPADHTTPPAPALASWLARMEANGCTHAVLEASSHALAQQRLAGVDVDVACVTNVRHDHFDYHGSQRRYIAAKSRLFELLAPEGVAIVNGDDAGSAACAARYDGPLVSVGVESPAEITATFLSQYPSEQTFLLDTGSEAVPVRTTLIGRHNVYNCLVAAGVGLVYGVDIATIVRGIESVQFVPGRLERLECGQPFSVFVDYAHTPDALATCLDALRGVTEGRVICVFGAGGDRDRTKRPLMGRAVESRADVAVITNDNPRSEDPDEIASQILSGCIDATSAQVILDRAAAIRWALGEARPGDCVLIAGKGHEDYQEIGGERSYFDDREVARHWLYESTLVEEWARASA from the coding sequence ATGGAGCGTCGGACCCCCATGGTCCGCGGCGTCAGTCTTCGCGAGTTGCTGCCCGAGGCGCAGTTGCTTGGTGCTGACGATATCCGCGTGCAAAGCTGCACGAGCGACTCGCGCCGCTGCCGGCCGGGTGACCTGTTCATCGCGCTCGTGGGCTCGCAGCACGATGGCCATGATTTCGCTGCCGAAGCCGTGAAGCGTGGCGCTGCTGCAGTGCTCGCCAATCGTCCGCTGGCCGGAATTGGCGTGCCGACTTGCTTTGTTCCCGACACGGCAGCCGCCCATGGTCTGGTCTGTCAGGCGCTTGTCGATCACCCGTCGCGACGCTTGCGTGTGATCGGTGTGACCGGGACCAATGGAAAAACAACGACTACGCACCTGATTGCCGGGATTCTTTCGGCGGCGGGGTATCGCCTCGGCATGCTCGGGACGCTGGGTTATTGCGACGGAGAGGTTGTCGCGCCGGCCGATCATACGACGCCCCCTGCTCCGGCGCTCGCGTCGTGGTTGGCTCGCATGGAAGCCAATGGGTGCACGCACGCCGTACTCGAGGCCTCGAGTCATGCTTTGGCTCAGCAGCGTCTCGCGGGCGTTGACGTCGACGTCGCCTGCGTGACCAATGTTCGCCACGATCATTTCGATTACCACGGATCGCAGCGTCGGTACATCGCCGCCAAGAGTCGGCTATTCGAGTTGCTGGCGCCCGAGGGCGTGGCCATCGTCAATGGTGACGATGCCGGGAGCGCCGCTTGTGCGGCGCGCTACGACGGCCCGCTCGTGTCGGTGGGCGTCGAGTCGCCGGCCGAGATCACAGCCACGTTCTTGTCGCAATATCCTAGCGAGCAAACTTTCTTGCTCGACACGGGTAGCGAGGCTGTGCCGGTGCGCACGACCTTGATCGGGCGGCACAATGTCTATAACTGCCTGGTGGCTGCCGGGGTGGGGCTGGTTTACGGCGTCGACATCGCGACGATCGTCCGCGGCATCGAGTCGGTGCAGTTCGTGCCGGGCCGGCTTGAGCGACTTGAGTGCGGCCAGCCGTTCAGTGTTTTTGTTGACTACGCCCATACGCCCGACGCCTTGGCGACCTGCCTCGACGCGTTGCGTGGAGTGACGGAGGGGCGCGTGATCTGCGTCTTTGGTGCTGGCGGCGATCGCGACCGGACTAAGCGTCCGCTGATGGGGCGCGCCGTGGAGTCGCGGGCCGATGTGGCCGTTATCACGAACGACAATCCGCGCAGCGAAGATCCCGACGAAATTGCCTCGCAGATTCTGTCGGGCTGCATCGACGCGACCAGTGCCCAGGTGATTCTCGATCGTGCTGCGGCGATTCGCTGGGCACTCGGCGAGGCCCGGCCTGGCGATTGCGTGCTAATCGCGGGCAAGGGGCACGAAGATTATCAGGAAATCGGCGGCGAGCGTTCGTATTTCGACGATCGCGAGGTCGCCCGTCACTGGCTCTACGAGTCGACTCTGGTGGAAGAGTGGGCTCGCGCCAGCGCCTAA